The nucleotide sequence AACTTTGACGGAGCAGCCTCAGGCGCTGCTTCATACAGAGACTTTTTGAAATATGCCGAGATCATCAGGAATATAGACAGAGGCGTCGTGATGAATTTTGGCAGTGCCGTTATGGCTCCCGAAGTGTTTCTCAAGGCGCTCAGCATGGCACGTAACGCTGCCAGAAGGGATGGAACTTCGATTACGGATTTTACCACCCTTGTCTGTGATATCCATAAATTGCCCGAAAAGATCGACGCTGAACCATCGAAACAGGATGCAAGCTATTATTTTCGGCCCTGGAAGACAATGCTTGTCAGGACGGTTGCGGATGGCGGCAGAAGCTATTATGTCAACGGACGCCACGCAGAAACCATGCCATCGCTGTGGGCATCAATAAGGAACCTCGATGAAGATTTTTACCTTTGACAAATTGGTCAGAAAGATAGAAAATGCTAAGGCGAAGGGCAAAAAGGTGGTGCTTTGCCATGGATGTTTTGATCTTATGCATCCAGGTCATATCAAGTATTTTCAGTCGGCGAAGGGGATGGGCGACATACTCGTAGTCACTGTTTCGCCGGATCGGTTTGTTGATAAAGGACCCGGGAGACCGGTCTTCAACGAACAGTTGCGCGCCGAGTCAATAGCCGCCCTGCAGTGTGTCAACTACGTCGCAATCAACGAGTGGCCGACAGCCGAGGAAACACTGAGACTGCTAAGGCCCGACATATATGTGAAGGGACAGGAATTCGAAAAACTCGAAGACAAAACAGGTAAGATCCAGAAAGAAAGCGAAGTGATCAAAGAGATAGGCGCAGAGTTGAGATTTACCCACGAAATAGTGTTTTCATCAACGCAGTTGCTTAAGAAATATTTCTGAACAGGGGATTGCCATCAAACGGAAAATATTACTCATCAATGACCTAATTAAAAAGGTTGCCCAGCTCAAAGAGGCGGGCAAAGTCATCGTCCAGAGTCACGGTGTCTTCGACCTCGTCCATCCGGGGATAATCAAGCATTTGGAGGAAGCGAAAGCCAGAGGCGATGTGCTTGTTGTGACGGTCATCAGGGACAAGGACGTTCGCCGTGGATCGGGGAGACCGATCTTTCCCGAGGAGTTGAGGGCGCAGAACGTTGCTTCCATGCAGCAGGTGGATTATGTGTGCATTGTTGACGATGTGACTCCCTTCGAATGTGTCAGGAGGATAAAGCCGAACATCTTCGCCAAGGGGCAGGCATACAAGGAGAGAGACTGCAAGATCCACAAAAAGATCTATGAGGAAGAAAAGGAGTTGTATTTCGGGAAAAGCACCATTTACGAGACGCAGGGCTTTTCATTCAGTTCATCGAAACTCATCAATAACTTTCTCGATCTCTATTCCGCCGAGACAAAGGATTTCCTCACAAGGTTTTCCGACCGGTACAGCTTCGAGGAGATAGTCAAGAAGATAGAGTCTCTCGGGAAAATGAATGTGCTTCTCCTGGGCGACGGGATCATTGACGAGTATCATTACTGCGCGGCTATGGGCAGATCATCGAAAACCCCGATAGTGGTCAACAAGTATATAGGGCATGAAGCCTTTGCGGGGGCGGCGTTTATCATCGCCAACCACATAGCGGGCATCTGCGAGAAGGTTCATCTCGTAACTCTGCTTGGCGGCACGGATTCGAGAGAGGATTTTATCCGCAGCAATTTAATGCCAAACGTCGAACCGCGGTTCTTTTATCGGGATGACGGACCCACAATCGTGAAGAAGCGTTATGTCAATCAGTACCTGGGTCAGAAATTGTTCGAGGTCAATTATCTCAATGAGAACTATATCAACGGCGATTGCGAGAGAGAGATCAT is from Syntrophorhabdaceae bacterium and encodes:
- a CDS encoding PfkB family carbohydrate kinase — encoded protein: MVQSHGVFDLVHPGIIKHLEEAKARGDVLVVTVIRDKDVRRGSGRPIFPEELRAQNVASMQQVDYVCIVDDVTPFECVRRIKPNIFAKGQAYKERDCKIHKKIYEEEKELYFGKSTIYETQGFSFSSSKLINNFLDLYSAETKDFLTRFSDRYSFEEIVKKIESLGKMNVLLLGDGIIDEYHYCAAMGRSSKTPIVVNKYIGHEAFAGAAFIIANHIAGICEKVHLVTLLGGTDSREDFIRSNLMPNVEPRFFYRDDGPTIVKKRYVNQYLGQKLFEVNYLNENYINGDCEREIIDYLKSTVPDYDLVLVSDFGHGFITERVIRTISRYAPVFAVNTQTNAANRGYNMITRYKRPNFVCLDETEARLATQDKFSDIADIAKRLAAKINSDFLIVTLGRQGSIGVNKKGEINHTPIFSTKVVDTVGAGDAYFAFTAPCFAKGMPLDLVSFIGNSVGALAVQIVGNKKPVERHELLEFIHTILNQR
- a CDS encoding adenylyltransferase/cytidyltransferase family protein → MKIFTFDKLVRKIENAKAKGKKVVLCHGCFDLMHPGHIKYFQSAKGMGDILVVTVSPDRFVDKGPGRPVFNEQLRAESIAALQCVNYVAINEWPTAEETLRLLRPDIYVKGQEFEKLEDKTGKIQKESEVIKEIGAELRFTHEIVFSSTQLLKKYF